One Diabrotica virgifera virgifera chromosome 3, PGI_DIABVI_V3a genomic window carries:
- the LOC126881142 gene encoding electron transfer flavoprotein regulatory factor 1 isoform X2: MSQRARVIDLYKSLLHLGKDWPKGYDFFRQRLHAAFMKNQNEKDCEKIEKMIAHGEYVKKEIETLYMLKKYRTLKRRYYNDQ; this comes from the exons ATGTCTCAACGCGCTCGTGTAATAGATTTGTACAAatct CTTCTTCACCTTGGCAAGGATTGGCCGAAAGGTTACGACTTTTTCCGACAACGCCTTCACGCCGCTTTTATGAAGAACCAAAACGAAAAGGATtgcgaaaaaattgaaaaaatgattgCTCATGGAGAGTACGTTAAGAAGGAGATTGAGACTTTATATATGTTGAAAAAGTATAGAACTCTAAAGAGACGATATTATAATGATCAGTAA